From the genome of Setaria viridis chromosome 1, Setaria_viridis_v4.0, whole genome shotgun sequence:
CATACAGTATAACTTTCCTGTATGCTACTCCTATTTTTGAACTTCCTTTGTCGTCCCACGGGGATTCAACGCGACATGTCCATGTCGCCGGACCAAAATAAACCCGGCAGCACTTTTCCTCAAGATTCCCGCTGCACATTCGACGGGAAGCGAGGAGATCATCGTGTCCTACTGGGGAACACTTTTAGAGTACCGGTGAGCAGTGTTAACGCAGCAGTCACATTTGTCGATTACCACTCTCCTACTCGTACGACCGACTATTTTTGAGCCCATCGCCAATGGTGCATGTCGAattgaatgctttcacgtgcaTTGTGATAAAAAGAGCTTTAATCTAGCACAAACCGTGTCGTACGTATAAACATTTGGAAATGTCCAAAATCATTGCTTGTTTGTGTTCATAAAAATGAAGAAAACCACTGTTCAAAACTATAATCTCACTGTGATCATCGATCCATTCCAGAGAGTGATCCCCCTGTGGAAGCAGGTGGACATGTTCCGGGAGTACAAGGCGCGGCTGGCGGCCCACCTGGGCGCCGCCGAGGCCCACGCCGTGGTGGCCGGCGCCGTGTACGCCATCAGCATCGGCACCAACGACTTCATCGAGAACTACTTCGCGCTCACCACCACGCGGTTCCTCGAGTTCGCGCTGCCCGAGTACACGGACTACCTGGTGGGCCTGGCCCGGGCGTTCCTGGCGGAGCTCTACGGCCTGGGCGCGCGCCGGATCGGCTTCACGGGGCTCACCGCCATGGGCTGCCTGCCCGTggagcgcgcccgcgcccgcgccgccgccctgggcctcggcggtggcggctgcaACGAGGGGTAcaacgcggcggcgcgcggcttCAACGCGGCGCTGGCGGCCATGGTCGCCGAGCTGGGCGGCGAGCTGCCGGGTGCCGACATCCGGGTGGCGGAGCTGTACGACTTCTTCGAGGGCGTGGTGCGGGACCCGGGGCGGCACGGGTTCGCACGCGTCGACGTCGGGTGCTGCGGCACCGGCACGTACGAGATGGGGTACCCGTGCGGCGCGTGGGCAGCGGCGCCGGGGGGGACGTGCCCGGACGCCGACCGCTACGTGTTCTGGGACGCCGTGCACCCGACGGAGCGCGCCAGCAGGGTCGTCGCCGAGCACCTCATGAACTCAACCTTTGGCCGCTTCGAGTGATGATCGAGTGACATTCTAGTTGGTTTAGCATCTCGTCCTGATTCGTGTAACGGATATGTGTGTTGGTTCAGGTGATGTGTGGAAGGTTAAATTACCGCCGTGCATGACCAGATGATGCACTCCCAAAGGTGGTTGCCTTTTTCACTCGTATGGCTAAAGTTGAATCGGGGAACAGAAATCACAGATCCGAATGGGAAAGAACTGCAGGTTTGATTGCATGTTGCAGCTGTGCCAACACACACAAGTCTGAACAGAGCAAGGGAGCATATAGTTTGTCAGAACTCGTAACTACACAGAACCAAAAGAGAGAGCGTGCCTCTCTATCATCTCAACAGGGAACTGCTACTGTCCGCTCCTAATCTTTGCAAGCCAAAATTGTGTCAGGTGAACTAAATTGTACAGATACATGCACACAGACCTAGTCAGCTAGCTACATTCTCTGCCAACCACaccgggccggcggccggcgcgccccTGGTTCCAGCGCCGCCCGGGTGGATCATCGATCGATCTCGCCGCCGTGGACGCTCGCCGTTCCGCGGGTCCGTCCGCACCTCTACACTGAAAACACGAGGAAATCTCAGAAATCCGAACCATAAAGCACACGGGTTTCCGTGGCAAACGAATTACAACACGCAACAGGGAGAACTCGTTGTGCGCACGTACCTGCTGAGTGCTAGTTGTGAGACGGGTTCGCGTGGGACCCCGGCACACGGCGGCCGAGGCTGGCACCGGCCCTCCTGAACGGCGTCGTCCACCGCCACCCGCTGACGTCCATCTCCTGCTTCGACCCTGACGACCGCGTGTCCGGTGACACCCGCGGCGCGGTCACTAGCAACTTCCGGCTCCACCTGTGGCTctccggcgtcggcgtcgcaaCGGCGCGCGCCACCGTCGAGGAGCTCAGAAGGAGTCCGACGAGAAGTAGTAGTACTACGAGACTGGCACGGCGGGGCAGCAACCTGTGTCTGGCCATTGCTTGTTTAGGCGTGTGCCGCCTGTGCTCCGGCAAGCGGCAATGGATCCACCGAGGCAGTGAGATGGAGAGAGTGTAAGCAGGGGATGCCGGCGGTGGTTACAGGGGATTAGAAGAGCTGATGCCTGATGGGATCTGGTCTGGTCTGGAAACGGTGGAGCATAATTGCCAGTGGCAGTTAGATATAGGTGGTTAAGTGCGGAATTATTTACTGACGAAAGATAATAGCGGAGTGTCAGTGAGTCATATGCAGGCTCATTCACATGTAATTCAGACCACGCCAAGCTCTTGCCATGTGCAACCGCCGCTCCTAAGCTTAGACCAGGCTCGGAACACATGTCTAGTGGTAGTGGAGTAGTAGAATTTGACTGGTCAAAAGAATCAACCAAATTGTCAAGGGATAGCAAATCCCTTTAGTATTGCTTGGTTAATATAACACCACAAGGGCTTCCATTCCTCGAACACGACCAGACATCTCCTACAATTCCTCTGCGCTGCCTATCCTGATAACTGTAACTGCCAATCACTTCCATGATCTGGAACATTCAGTAGTAAGTTATATGACGCCTATCTTTCTTTACTGCTCTAGTTCCGCTAACATAACAACATCAGAAATTTTCTGAATTTCATCCGACCAAGCTATTTCACTTTACTTCAAAAGGCTGATGAAGGGATCGATCATGTGTGACACCGTCACACACgcatctttctttcctttttttctttgataATTTCACACACGCATCTTTGACCGGCCAGTATACGGGATCGAGAAACTTTGGCCGCTGATGGAAAAACAGCGTTCCACGATTCAGATGCATTTCGGCAGCACCAACCTGCTCGGTAGCTCATTGTTTTTGGATAGGACTCATGGGAGTGGGAGGAGGGCTCATGCGTTCATGTGAGGAGGGCACGTGACGGACGGATCCGGTGGTCGGAACCCGAAGcctcggcggcagcgccggccaACCTACTCCTCGGGATTGCCGCGCCGCATCTTGACCACGTTCTGGCGCCGGTTGATTATTCTTCCCTTGCTGTGCCTTTTGTTTTGGCCGCTGCTGCTTCTTCCTTCCCAATTTCCCATCTACAAAGTGTACTGCGTTTTTTTGTCCTCAGTAGAGTACGGAAACTGCTAATGGGGGTGACGAGGGTACTAGTGCTTTCTGTTACTACAAAGCACAGAAGCTTTCAGTTAAGCACATGCATGTAGTTAAGCTGAGGTTTCTGAAATCTGTGCATAGCTCCAAGGAATAATCTCACTCGGGAGTTGGAGAGGTGACCAGAATGAACCAATTGCATATCCTATTACGGCCTCTGCTGccattgttgttgttggggtGGCGAATGCCGAAACGCCAGGTCTCCTATTGTTAAGCTTGAGGTAAGGATTTCAGTCAAGTCAAATAATACACTAGCAAATTAGGACTGCCTAAAAATAGCAGAATTCAGACATGCAAAGTCATAATTTCTCCGAACTTGAAATTGCTCATGAAAATTGAAAATAATGTTACCGTACAGGCCACCTTGAAATGAAAGCAGGTAACTGGTGACCCATCGTTGTGCAAATTCATGATGAAATTAGCAGGCTCGCAACCCTTGCTGCAAAGACTTACTGGCTGCAGTTCCTGGATCCTGGCAATACTCTGATCTGCACATAAGCACCAGTACTCTGATCCCGGCAATATTCTGATCTGCACATGAgcaatctttttcttcctttcctgtACCACTAaatagagaactgactttccatCCACTCCTTCTATCCCGGTTAACATTAGACCCATGACTAAAGTGGCGTGCCACCGAAGGTCAGGGCGGGGAGAGCCTTAGTCCtagttgtaaataccaaccgggactaggagggctttagtcccggttgtaacggtcGGAAAAAGCGCATCGACGCcgctccccttttgtcccagttggaacctccaaccaggacaaaagacccaccattttatcctggttggagttaccaaccgggacaaaagagttagtcccggttggtaattccaaccgggataaaagggttatgTTTTGTCCGGGTTgaagcttccaaccgggacaaaactaGCAACGAGACAAAAGGGGTTGTATTTTGGACaaaatctcctcccctataaaATCGCCAGACagagagctcttcttcctccttcagccaaagccactccactccaccggcCTCCTGTCCATGGCGACGAAGCAAcactaggggaggtgctgcccgaatttttttcctcatttccatggagatttcactcattcaaagtgttgtgaaggttagctacttcatcttcccttcatttattgttattatgctttgttttatgctttagagagggagaaaaatgagttttttagaatgagggagaatggagaggatttttatttatacatgttttttagctagaatttgatggataggtTGCTTGTTATATAAGATTCATActagttaaaagaacttgatcaatattaggtatgagaaaaaaatagagtaaatgtatttttaatatttaggcattgcaataaaattaaggtaaataaattgtaggcgtaagaaaatagaatttggtcattgctacaatttttcatgtcactgtaatttaacaataattgtatttctttgaccaataatttatttatctcatgtttaatttaagaactaaatattataaacaataatcctatatgaagccctatgttcattttccacgtaatacgatgcagatggaccggcaatgtaTGTACCACCTCCGTTCCTCCAATCCCAGTTAACAGTGTTTGCACATGGCATAAATGTGCTTACATTATTCtctacacataactcaatcttctctgaAGTCTACgaagagtcacctccgctcctccaataccaaaaaataatggtagaatagaagagtttcgaatccacaaactcgggctgaatatctaaaagaatcttgaaatagtattccaaacgtcttttggagcctaattcttataatagaagtatgctggccCAATATCCTGTTCAGGCAAAGATctattcactgaccttgacttagcggcttttggttggttttggcttgccacaaTGGGCCATGCTCAATGGATAGATCTTTTGCCTCGATgggctattgtgtgtgtgccaccacacttctattatgagaatgtagCACTTActccaaaagacgtttggacaattatttcaagattcgtTTATGATATTCAACCCGAGTATGTGGAttcgaagatcttctgttgtgtcattattttttggtactggatatgtggaggtgactctcgatagacttcggagaagattgagttaagtgCAGAGATGGCTCGGAGGGCGAatattctgctatgttgtaccattattttagcataattgactacgtgaagtccactatggagtgtctgtaatctttagtgcaTACGTATCTTAATTGTCTTGTTGTGAGCGTAATCTTTATATGTATGTTTAGTGATCGTTATGAATATtgaatggtgtaattttcatgtgaattgtttcaATCCGTTAtaaaggttgattggtgtaaattatgaaaattgatcaagttctttatctaataggaagatctatgtccatttctcacgtaataatttatttatctaatgtTTTTTGCAAGACCTAAATATTATAATCATGTTAACTttatatgtccatttctcacgtaatacgatgcagatgaaCTGACAGTGGATGTATAACGTGGACAGATGGatcaaggagtttgttgatggcttgcattattttctcgaagtggccaaagggaacaagccagagaacgggttcatatgttgtccacgcttccaatgcagtaacaaggactactcttcctgggggactgttcacaaccacttgtttagatacattttcatgcctaactatttggtttggaccaaacaTAGGGAAAGAGGGGTTGCAATGGAAGACAGCAAAGAAGAGGagaatgataacaacattctggATTGGGCTGCTggtcaagcttttgcagatactacaatgggcgaggctgatgaagatgagtttgcaaaaGATGGCCCTACtaatgatcttggtcaggtgctatgggatgcacacagagattgcgaaaccgAGAAGGAATCAAAAAAATtgtagcgcatgatagatgatcacaaaaaattattgtacccagattgcaagcaagGCCATAAAAAAttaggtaccacactagaatttctgcaatggaaggcaaaaaatggtgtgtccgataaggcatttcaggggatattgaaaattgtcaagaacattcttcccaaaaataattgtttgccctctgggactggaggttcagaagatacacgcatgcgctaatgactgtatcctctatcgtggtgatgaatacgagaaattggatacttgtcctgtgtgcggaaCGCTGCAGTATAAAATGaggtgagatgatcctggtgatatcgaggggcagcctcccaagaagagagttcccacgaaggtgatgtggtatttccctataataccacgtttgaagtgTTTGgtcagaaacaaggcgaatgctaagttgatgcgatagcacaaagaagaacataagtaagatgagatgctgaggcACCCCGCAGAtagggcccagtggagatcaattgatagagcattcctgtactttgaaagtgatgcaaggaacataaggtttggtttaagtattgatggattgaatccattcggtgagttgagtagtggtcatagtacttgccctgtgaccctatgtatattcaaccttcctccttggatgtgcatgaagcggaagtttattatgataccggtgcttatccaaggcccaaaacaacccggtaatgacattgatgtgtaactaagaccgttggttgatgaacttttactgctctgaaaaggaagaaggaggatGTGTGTGAGATGAGGATAAataagagagctttgacctacggGCATTGTtattcgtaaccatcaatgattggcctgtgCTGAGTAAcatttcaggacagacaaacaagggatattgaACCTGCACCTACTATTTAGGTGACAccgacaacatgtatttgaaacattatAGAAAAGtcatgtatatgggccatcatcgatttctccctgctaaccacctgttaagaaagaaagggatgcatttcaaaggggtgccagGCCATCATAAAAAATCtacacaccataatggaaagtgtgtctttgagatgataaatgatgtaagggtagtctttcgAAAGAGTCTTGGTAGCAAACCTATTCcaaacgatgataacggacgtgcacccatgtggaagaagaagtcaatattttgggagctacctgattgggaaatcctagaggtccgcaacgcaatagacgtgatgcacctgatgaagaatctttgtgtGAACATGCGaagcttcatgggtgtttatggaaacTCAAAaaatacattggaagcatgacaggacctaaaacgtatgaagcaatgagatgagctacatccaaaaaagagagataatggacaacactacttacgtcctgctagttacactctcagtaaagaagagaaggatagcatgtttgaatgcatgaataatTCAAGGTTCCGTctaggtactcctcgaatatgaagggaataataaatatgaaagaaaagatgttcacaaatctcaaggcccatgactgtcacatgttgatgacccagttgcttccggttgcactgagggatattctaccagagaatgtctGATTGGCGcttgtaaagctatgcgcgtttgtcaatgcgatttcgccGAAGGCAaacgatccaaccaagctagtaaacttacagaacgatgtggtacaatgtcttgtcagctttgagttagtatttccaccatccttcttcaatattatgccgcacctcctggttcacctagtcaaagataTTACTATTCTCAGTCTAGTATTCctacacaatatgtggcctttgagaggttcatgttagtctaaaaaactatattcttaatcgtgcctgtctagaaggaagcatcgccaagggatatgaaATCGAGGAtatcattgagttttgtgttgattttattgactcaattaattcgattggggttccaacttcacaccACAAGGGAGGCTGCAGGGAACGGGCACCCttagaaggaaatcaagttgagcaatgatactaatttgttccacaaagcacacttcactgttctgcaacaatcatcctttgtggctccgtatatcgaggaacacaagcagattctattgtCGCAATACCCAACGAAATCGATGCCtagattatacgtcatcacatggatacttttccctcttggttgcgtcaacaccttatgggtaactctgcgattcacgaacaactcgcCTGGTTAGCCaagggaccttctagcacaatcatgaaattccaaggttacgggataaatggttatacattttacacgagagcccaagatcaGAAAAACACGAactagaatagtggtgtccgtatagattcCATGGATAGCAATAAAAGCAAGgactcatattatggtttcatagaggagatctagGAACTCGAAAACAAACCGCTGAACATCCCTGtttcgttgccaatgggtgaagctaactggaggtggtGTAATGAAAAatcaagactggatacaatga
Proteins encoded in this window:
- the LOC117864733 gene encoding GDSL esterase/lipase At4g26790, which produces MAPAAAVHPRRLFLPALQLLLLLLLPVARARVTALIVFGDSTVDAGNNNAIPTVVRSNFPPYGRDFVPGGRRATGRFSNGRVATDFYSEALGLGRDFVPAYLDPGYGIRDFATGVCFASAGSGLDVATSRVFRVIPLWKQVDMFREYKARLAAHLGAAEAHAVVAGAVYAISIGTNDFIENYFALTTTRFLEFALPEYTDYLVGLARAFLAELYGLGARRIGFTGLTAMGCLPVERARARAAALGLGGGGCNEGYNAAARGFNAALAAMVAELGGELPGADIRVAELYDFFEGVVRDPGRHGFARVDVGCCGTGTYEMGYPCGAWAAAPGGTCPDADRYVFWDAVHPTERASRVVAEHLMNSTFGRFE